The Calothrix sp. PCC 7507 DNA segment CGGGACAACCAACAAACCAGCGTTTTCGGCTTTGTTTGTCAGGTTCAGTATTCAGAACAAACAGTAAACGAAACTCTCAAGCGCTACCATCCTGACTACGCTACATTGCGGCGGGAATTGATTAGCCACCAGTTAATGCAGCGAGAAGATAGGGTTTATTGGCGTGTAGGGCAGATGTGAGAGTGGGGGAATTGGGGGAGTCAGGAGTCAGGAGTTAGGAGTCAGGAGTTAGGAGTTAGGAATCAGGAGTCAGGAGTTAGGAGTCAGGAGTTAGGAGTTAGGAGTCAGGAGTTAGGAGTTATTAATTATTTCTCCCTCATCCCCAATCCCCAAAAAATTT contains these protein-coding regions:
- a CDS encoding DUF2087 domain-containing protein — translated: MPSFVQFFRNFHTTIRTILTCTRRFNRDNQQTSVFGFVCQVQYSEQTVNETLKRYHPDYATLRRELISHQLMQREDRVYWRVGQM